The Mucilaginibacter sp. PAMB04168 genome contains the following window.
TGTTATTTTGGTTACGCTTGCCTCGTTTAGTGGTAATGAGTACAATGCCGTTTGCTCCCCTCGAACCATATAAGGACGTTGCAGAAGCGTCTTTTAATACCGATATGCTCTCTATATCATCGGGGTTGATATTACTGATCACACCCTCGTATGGTGCCCCGTCAACCACGTATAACGGCCCGTTACCATTGTTGATAGAACTGAATCCACGAATACGAATATCAGGACCATCGCCCGGTTGCCCGCTGCCAGCATTAGTTTGGACGCCAGGGAAAGCGCCAACCAAAGCGCTGTTTAAATTGGTAATCGCTCTCTTATCAAAATCTTTACTGGTAATTTGCGCTACTGAATTGGTAAGTTCACGCTTGGTTGATGTGCCGAAGGCGACCTGCACCTCGTTCAGCTGCGTTACCTGCGGCTCCAGCTTCACACTTATTTTGTTGCCCGGACCAATGGGAGCCTCTAAAGTTGCATATCCCAAAAAGCTGAAACGTAAAGTTTTGACATTATCAGGTACGTTAATGGAAAAACGGCCTTCTTTATTTGTAATTGCCACGGTTTGGCTGCCTTTGATACGCACCGTTACGCCCTGAAGCGGAAAGTCTGTATCGGCAGCAGTTACTATACCGGTAACCACTTTTATAGCATTTGAATTAACTACTGTAACCTGATCGGCTTTTTCTTTTACGATGATAATTTTTTCCTGCACCTCATAAGTAAAGGGCTGATCTTTAAACACAGCGCTGAGCACATCATTCAACTCAGTGTTTTTTACATTTAAAGTAATGCTGTTGGCGTTTGATAAGGAAACGTTGTTGTAAATAAAAAAGTAACCTGTTTGCTGGCGCAGCTTTTTAAATACTGACTTGATTGATGCATTTTTTACAGATACACTTACTTTTTGAGCATAGGTTGCTGCGCTTACCTGTAAAGCAAAAACCAACACTATAAGACTTGTAATTTTCATGATGAGGAAGGCCTTTCTTACTCCTTTTTTATACTTTGAATGCGTGTTTCGATGCGCCGATAAAGGCATGGCAAGGGCTTTACAATGTATAGGTTGTTTCATACATTTGTTGTGTTTGGGTTTGTCATTAAATCAATAGAGGGTTTTAATTAAGACCAGACATTTATGGCCCTTTCCGACTGCAACCGGGGAGGGTTTTTTATCTGGAATTGTAATTGCATACTCTTCTAAGTAGCTGGTTTCATCAATTAATCGGGGGAGTTTTAATGTTTACGAATAGTTTTTACAATTATCTTATTGCCTGAAATTTCAAACCTTACACCTCCTGTAAGCTCCAGAACATGTAGTACTTTAGACACATTGCTGTTACGTGGTATTACACCGGTAAAGCTCATTTGCGGCTTGGCACCTGCATATTCAATTTCCAAATCATACCATCGCTCAATCTGTTTCATAACGTCATCAATGGTATGGTTATCAAATAAGAACAGGCCGTTTTTCCATGCTATCACATCTTCTGCATCAATCTCTTTTATTTGAAGCTGGTCTACCCCTGCCTGAAACAATGCCTGCTGACCCGGTTTTAAAATTTGCTGATGCGATAAATGGGCAACTTGTACAGCGCCTTCGAGCAAGGTAGTTTCCTTAACCTTATCGTCTGGGTAAGCCATCACATTAAAGTGAGTTCCTAATACCTTTACCTCGGCATCGGCTGTTTGTACTATAAAGGGCTTTGTCTTATCCTTGGCAACTTCAAAATACGCTTCACCACTTAATGTAACCTTACGGGTTTTATCTGCAAATGCAACCGGGTAGGTAATAGATGAAGCAGCATTTAGCCACACATTAGAGCCGTCGGGTAACACCAGGTGGTACTGCCCGGCCCGAGGAGTAGCTAATGTATTATAGGGCACATCGCTGTTTTGTACAGCCGCCACCTGTTTATCATTTGCGGCTTCATAAACCAGCAGGCCGTCACCAGCCTTATCAATGGCAATTCCGTTCTCTTTCCTTATAATTCCCTTGCCTGCATTATCCAAAGTTATTTGCGAGCCATTAGCTAATGTTAGTACGGCTTTATTGCCACCTGCCTTAACATCTTTTTTAGCTGCAACCTGTTGATGCTGTTGTTGTGGCCGCTGCAGTGTCCATAAACCGTAACTGGTTATTAACAACAGCATAGCGGCAACCATATACTTTATCCATGTGTTAGTCTGTACAGGTTTCGCTGGCTTACCGCCGGTTATGTTAGTGTAAACATTATCCCAGTCCACCTGATGCACGTCTGCATTGATCTCGCTGGATTTATAAGTTTCATCCATAAAAGCCAACAAGTCGTCTTTGCTTTCACCTTGCTTGATAATGGCAAACAGCTCACGAAGTTCTTCCTGCGTACATGTTTTATCGGTGTACCTTTTCAAAAGGTAATTATGGCGTTCTTTATCCACAGACATATTTCTTAAGCAGACAGTACATAGCCTGGCTGTTTAATAGTATAGACTGTTAAAACTCAATATAGGACCGGAAATATTTTATAATTGTTAAGAAAAGTGAAAGAGGAGATGAACAAGACCTGATAAGTTTGCTATCAGCTACAAGTAAAAGCTGGAAAATTAGGGTCTGCTGCCGGTAATTACCATAAGCAACAGGCTTACTATTACCGAATTTTGAGTTAAATAACACCTAATATGTTTTAGCACCTCAACTATAATATTTTTTACCCTGCTTTTAGATAAGCCGGTTGCTGCGGCAATCTCTTCATGGCTCATATGATCCGATCGGCTCATATTAAAAACTGCCTGCTTTTGATCTGATAGCTGAGAAAGTGCAGAGTTGATCAATAGCCCACACTCTCTTGCTAATAAAGAATCTTCGGTTGTATTAGCCTCCTGTTGCATGTTGCTCCATGCCAGCGTAATTGATTGCTCGTTTCGGGCTATTCGGGAAAGATAATCGTAAGTTTTGTTGCGTGCTATAGTATATACATAGTTGCGCGGCTGTTCAATTAGCGTAAGACCCGCCCTATTCTTCCATAAAACCATGAATGTTTCCTGCACAATCTCTTCTGCATCTGCTGCTGAGTGCACAAACTTGCTTACAAAAGTGAAAATTTTGTTCTTGTATGCATCGTACAATAACTTAAAGGCTGCTTCATCGCCAGTTGATAAGCGATAAAGAAGCAACTTTTCATTTTGAACGTCATAAGCTGGCATAACTTTCACAGAATAACACTTAAACTCACATTTACGACCGTAATTTAAATAAAAACATGTTATTAAGAGTAATTCCCCAATAAATTGATGCATTATTATGAAATTTAAAACATTTTGATGCAATTCCTTTTACATAACGTCAACATAAATGCATTTTAAATAAAATTATCTTTAAAAATAATAAATCTTAAAATGCCAGGAAGCACCTGCTAACTCAAATAGTTTAACGGTCAGATAGCTGCCCATAACAGAGATTCTTAGTATGGCTATAGTAAATACAACTTAATGTAAAAGCTAAAGCCGTTACCTAAAAGGAACGGCTTTAGCTTTTAATGTAAATACTTTAATAAGTCCTGCCTCTGATTAAACGGATTTATTTCTATCCTTACAAACTTAGGTAATGATAAAATAACCGGGTAGAAGCTAACAGGCACTGCTATGCCTGAATGTGATTTCAGCGTTCGATTTACTGAAGCTCGAATTCGGCGTTTAGCTTAATATCATCAGATGCGCTACCAATCATAATTTTAAACCTTCCGGGTTCGGCCACCCACTGCAGCTTTCTGTTGTAGAAACAAAGCTTATCGTAAGTAATTTGAAACTTGATGATCTTGGATTCTCCGGGCTTTAATGATACTTTCTGAAAATCTTTAAGCTCTTTAACCGGGCGGGCCAAGGAAGCTACCGGGTCCTGAAGATATAATTGTACTACCTCCTCGCCGGCGTACTTACCTGTATTGGTCAGCTTAAAGCTAACACCTACCATTTCATTTCTTTTTACTGCTTTTTTGCCCAGCTTTAAATCGGTATATGCAAATGTAGTATAGCTCAATCCATGCCCAAAAGCGTACTGCGGCGTGTTGGGCACATCAATGTAAGCTGATTTATACTTAATGTCTTTAGGACTTTTGATGGGGCGGCCTGTGGTGTAACTGGCATAACTTAAAGGTATCTGCCCTACTGCCCGCGGAAAGGTTGCCGGTAGTTTGCCCGACGGATTATAATCGCCAAAAAGCACATTGGCTATAGCATTCCCACCTTCGGCACCTGGCCACCATGCATATAGTATAGCCTTGGCTTTTTCAGCAATCTGGTTAAAGATCATGGGGCGGCCAGCCATTAGTACAACTACAACCGGTTTACCTGTAGCGCTGATGGCGTTAAATAATGCTTCCTGCCGGCCAGGTAAGCGAATATCAGCCCTTGATTTAGACTCACCGCTCATATCCCAAGATTCGCCGAGCGCCATTACCACAATGTCAGCTTTTCGAGCGGTAGCTACAGCATCGTCAAAGTTGCCGCCTAGATTACCCATAACATCTGTACCCTCAGCACAAATTAAGTTTATACTATCGTTTACTTTATTTTTTAAACCTTCGTACAAACTAGTAACCAGTGTAGTGTCTGACTGCGGTATCCAGCTGCCCTCCAAATCGCGCTTTGATTTAACGAGCGGACCGATTAAGGCAATGGTTTTTATTGTTTTGGAAAGAGGTAATAAATGGTTTTCATTTTTAAGTAACACCATAGATTTTTGAGCTACATCACGCGCAATGAGCTTGTGCTGAGGATCATTCAACACCAGCTTTTCACGGGTTTCGCTACTGAAACGGTAAGGGTCCTCAAATAAGCCCAGCTCAAACTTTTTATACAAAATGCGTCGTACCGCATCGTCGATGAGTTTTATATCTACTTTCTTGTTTTTTACAAGCTGCACTAAGCTGGTAATGTAGGCATGGCTTTCCATATCCATATCACTGCCAGCGGTTATAGCTTTAAGTGCCGCATCGGTATTGTTACTTGCATAACCCCACGAAACCATTTCGCCTATAGACCCCCAGTCGCTTACCACAAAGCCTTTGTAGCCCCATTTGCCTTTTAAAATATCACGTTGCAGATAGGTGTTTCCTGTGGCTGGTATGCCATTAAGCGTATTGAACGAGTTCATGAAGGTAGCCACCCCTGCATCTGCTGCCGCTTTAAACGGTGGCAGATAAGTTTCCCAAAGCATATTATCGCTCATATCAACTGCGTTATAATCACGTCCGGCTAAGGCTGCACCGTAAGCCGCAAAGTGTTTGGCACAGGCCATTACCGCATCTATACCACCCAACTTTTCACCCTGGAAGCCTTTCACCCGCGCTTTTGCAATCATTGAGCCGAGGTAAGTATCCTCACCCGCACCTTCCATTACACGGCCCCAGCGCGGATCACGGCCTACATCAACCATAGGTGCAAACGTCCAGTGCTGACCAACTGCAGCTGCTTCCTTGGCAGCAATATGAGCCGATTGCCTGATGGCATCCATATCCCATGAAGCCGCTTCGGCCAACGGGATAGGAAATATGGTTTTATACCCATGTATAACATCAAGGCTAAACAACAACGGAATTTTAAGGCGCGACTGCATAGCTACCGCCTGTATTTCGCGCGTGTCCTTAGCACCTTTTACGTTAAGCATAGAACCTACCAGCCCACTTTTGATATCATTAAGCTGGTTGGTTTTACGCTCACTTACCGGACCGGTTACCTCTTTACCTGAGTACTGGTTTAGCTGGCCTACCTTTTCCTCCAGCGTCATTAACCGTAGTAAGGAATCCACACGCTGGTTAATCGTTTTCTTTTGTGCGCTTGCCGTTGCCGCCCATATGCCAAGTATGAGCAGCGTGCCAAGGAGTTTTCTGTAACTAAACATGTTGTAGGAATAATCATCGTCTTTGAGTTCTCGCCAGAGCCCATCAGGGCCGTATCTGCAAGCCATCAAAGAAGTAATAAAAGTTTGTTTTTCTTAAGTAATTTAAATCATACAAACAGGCTCTGGCATCATCACCCCAAGCCGAATCAGCATCACCTACATTCCACAGTGTAATACCCCATCGCTGGTTAACCGGTACTATACGGGTATATATCTCAACTACATCCTTGTAAAGCTGCTTTTGCTGCAACTCACGAGTGGTTATTGTTGAAGCTGATAATACGGTATTGGCATCTTGCTCGGCTGCCGAACGCAGGTTTACATCCAGCTCAGCTATGAATACTTTTAAGCCTGTTTGTTTCATTTTTAAAATGGCAGCCTCTACGTTTTCCTTAGGTGTATTGTAACGTATATGCATCTGCATGGCTACGCCATCAATAATGGGCAGGCCACCTTCGGTTATGGCTTTTAAGGCCATTACTTTGTTATAGATCGCGTTGCGTTTGCTCACACTATAATCATGACCATAGTCGTTATAAAAGAGCTTCAGATCGGGGTTGTTATTGGCGTTAGCTGCTTGCCTCGCGTACCTGAAAGCTGTTTCAATATATGATTCGCCCATGTAGTTCATCCAAATGCTGCCTTCGGCAGTGTTGCCGGTACGCAGTGCGCCTGCATCATCATAAGCCTCATTCACCACGTCCCATGATTTTACCAACGGCTGGCCATTCACATCTTTAAAGTTGTTGGTGTAGTAAGCTATGGTTTTGTCAATATGCCGCTTCATCATATTCCGTAGCGTATCTGCCTTTTGCGCGTTTGATGCACTGGCCGTACGAATATCCGTAACATGCTGCGGCAATGCCCGGTGCCATACCAAAACGTGCCCATGAATACGTGCAAAATGAAAATCCTTGGCAAACTGAGGAATAGTGCTTTTAGCGGTAAAGTTCCAGACATACTTTGATGTGTTTAAAGCATTCATCTTCATGTCGTTCTCAGCGGTAAGGCAGCTGTACTGCTTTTTAACCATTTCACGATAAGCAGAGCCCACCTCTGCCAGCAACGAAGAGTTAACTGCTGCACCAACCAGCACGTTGGGGTTAGCCTCTTTTAAAATCTTTTCAGAATCAGCGAAGGCATGGTAATTACCGGTTTCAATCAGGTCCTTCGAAAGCCCTGTGTTTGCCGCTTCTTTCTTGCAGGCGCCCATCGCCATGCAAGCAGCAATTAAGGTTAATGTTACATTTCTCATAATATAGATTTATTGGTTTCATATGGTTAGCAGCTGTTTATTTTACGCCATCTAAAATGCCTTGGTAGGCAGGTTTTCGGTTGTAATTGTTATCAAAAGGCAGTGGCCAGTCGGGTCGGTTATAGTTACCGGTTATCCAGGTGTCGGCGTCTGACACGTTCCAGGTAGTAATGCCAAATTGCTGTGTCTTAGGTATGGCATTGTATGCTTTTACAATGTATGCGTACTTTTGTGCCTGCGTTTGAGCCAAAGCCGGAGTTAAGGTGAGGCTCTGATTGTCATCCGGGTTCATGGCAATGTCCAATTCAGATATATGAACTTTTAAGCCGGTTTGCGCCGCAGTGGTTATGGCAGTTAGCCAGTTGCTTTCGGTCAGGTTATAACGCGTATGCATTTGCATACCTATACCATTGATAGGAATACCTCTTGTTTTTAAATTATTAACCAGGTTCAAGATAGCGGTACGCTTGGTTGGGCCATATTCATGACCGTAATCATTATAAAACAACAAGGCGTCAGGGTCGGCCTCGTGTGCGTATTGAAAGCTGCGGGCTATGTAATCAGGCCCCAGCTTTTGCAGCCAGATACTGTTGCGCAAAGTACCGTCATCTTCAAAAGCTTCATTAACTACATCCCACGAGGCTACTTTACCTTTAAAGTGCGTTACTATGGTTTGAATATGTGTTTTAAGCAAGTTCTCCCAAGCAGCGGCATCACCCTGAAAATTGGTGATCCATGCCGGCAAAGATTTGTACCACACCAGGGTATGACCGTGTATACGCTTGTTGTTCTGTTTGGCAAAGTCAACCAGGTAGTCGGCATCGGTCCAGTCATACGTGTTTTGCTGTGGGTGCAAACTGCCGGTTTTCATGGCATTTTCGGCCGTTAAGCTGCTGTATTCTTTTACAACAGTGGCCCTATACGCCGTATTGGTTTTTAGCAACCCGATGTTTACCGCCGCACCAAACGGAAACGGCAAGCTGTTTTGCAAGGTTGTATTATCCGGAACCACTGGTACGACAGGTGCCGCAGGATTTGGATCGGTGGTTACGCCGCGCTTTGAACAAGCCAGCACCATAGAACAGGATAGCATGGCTAACAGAAGAAGCTTTTTCATAAAGTTGATGTTATTTATACTTCAGTTGTACCTGATCATAAAAATTTTTGAGCACGTAGAAAGCAAGTTTCTTTTTGCCCGTTTCAGACACCAGTCCCTTACGGTTCCAAAAATTCTGATAAACCGGGTGCTGGCGGCGTGGTGAACGAAAATCGGCCAGTATCCAGGGCGTCATACCACGCAAGGCGGTAATTTTGCCCAGCATGGCTATCTGGTTCTTATATAATGCTTCCTGGTATTCCTCGCTCCAGCGGGTATTAGCATCAGCATGGTAACCGGCCAGGGCATCGCCGCCAAACTCGGTTATCACTACCGGCTTGTTGTATTTAATGTTGAAGTTGTACTTGGTAATGCCTGATGGATCTCCACCCCAGTACCAGCCTGCATACTCGTTAAAGCTTACCAGGTCCAGTTTTTCGCCAAGCGGATCATCAACAATAGCCTCATTTCCTTTGCGGTGCACTTCTAAGGCGGCAGCAACTAAACGGGTATTATCCAAGCTGCGGGCTTTACTGGCCAGGCTGCTCATAAATTTAAGCCGTGGTTCGCTTACGGGTGTTTCGTTACCTATTGACCATACAACAATGCTGGCCCTGTTGGCATCGCGGGTTATTAATCCGGTAAGCTGATTTTCTGCATTTTGGTAAGTAGCAGCGTTTTCCCATGAGATAGTCCAGTATACCGGCACTTCGGCCCAAACCATTAAGCCCATCTCGTCGGCCAGGCGCAGCATTTCTTCGTTGTGCTGGTAGTGCGCCAGGCGAACATAGTTACAGTTCATCTCTTTAGCCCAAGTAAGCAGCATTTTTAAATCACCGGTTGAACGGTTACGGCCCTTTAATAACGGGTTCTCATCGTGTATTGAAATACCTCTTAAAAAAACCGACTTACCATTCAACAATATATCTGTACCCTTTACCTGTATGGTGCGGAAACCTATACGGTCGGCCACGTTATCGCTTGCACTGCTTAAAGTAACATTGTAAAGCTTAGGGTTTTCGGGCGACCAGTAGCTTAATTTCTTAACCGGCAGATTAATTAAAGCACGCCCATTACCATCAGTTTTAAGCTTAATTTTTACGCCCGCTTCGGGTATGTTCAATGTCACTGTTTGCGAGAGGTCTTTACCATCTAACTGCACATAACCTTCCAAGTGCGCAGCATCGCCTTTGGCTAACTGCACTTTGTAGTCGGCTATGTAAGTATCAGGCACTTCGGCTATAAATACATCGCGGGTTATGCCGCCATAGTTCCACCAGTCGGTATTAATGGTGGGTATTTCGTCCTGCTTACGGCTGTTATCTGCTTTAACTACCACAAAGTTTTCACCATCCTTCAACTTACCTGTAACATCAAACTGAAACGAGTTAAAACCGCCTTTATGTGTGCCCAGCTTTTTACCGTTCAGGTAAACATGCGACTCGTAATTTACGGCGCCGAAGTACAAGATATAGCGTTTACCCGCTTTAACATCGGCCTTAAACTTACGGCGGTACCAAACCGTTCCCTCGTACATTTCGAGCTTTTCAACTTGTGAGTTCCAGTCACCCGGCACATTTAAGGTTGGCGAGTAGTCAAAATCATACTCAATCAATTCGCCTTTGTCCTTTGGCTTCTTATCATCATAAAAACCACCGGTACCTGATGCCGACTGATCGAAAGCCTCATGCCGGTAATCATAATAGCCGTTTTCGTAAGGGTCAACAATATAATTCCATCGGCCGTTAAGGCTCAATATCTTACGTGCCTGAATGTTTTGAATGAGTGCTGTTTGAGCAACAGCGCCTTTAATACTTAATAACAGAATGGTAAAAAGTATGTAGTGTAGTTTTCGCATACTGGTTTTGTGTTGCCAGCAACCATAATGTTGCCGGCGGGGTAGATGTTTGTTAATAGCCTAGGTTTTGCCCTAAAGCAGGCGCCCGGTTTAGTTCGTTCTGGGAAATGGGATATAGATAGTTTTGATCTCCGAATACACGGTTTTGTACTTGGAAGCGCTCATAATTAAAGGTACCGTTAGCATTTTTTGTAATGCGCATACCATTTACAGGCACGTTAAAGAAACGGGCACCTTCTTTCCAGCGCCGTACATCAAAAAAGCGATGGCCTTCAAAACAAAGTTCTACCTGGCGTTCATGATGTATACGCTCGCGCATGGCCTCTTTAGTAGGCTGTACGTAAGCATTCCCTGTCGGGTTGGTAGTTTGCAGGGCTGGCAAAGCTACGCCTGTACGCTGCCTAACTAAATTTACGTATCTTAACACCTCGGCGTTAGGACCTTGCACCTCATTAAGCGCCTCTGCATAATTGAGTAATATTTCGGCGTAACGGAAAATTACCCATGGCCGGCGCGAACTGGTATTGCTTTGCTGGTTCCAGGTAACCCCATCGTTAAAAAACTTACGCATGTAATAACCTGTTTTTGTAGCATTCACATTAGCCCCTAGTCCATCACGACCACCCACAAATGTTTCGATAGCGCGGCTTTTATAAGTTTTGCCATTGTAATGAATAACCAGATCGAAGCGGGGATCGCGGTTGGCGTAAGGGTTGGTAGCGCTATAACCCGAAAGCGGATCGGTAACAAGGCGACCGGTGGTACGCATTTCGAAAGCATCTACCATTTCCTGTGTAGGATTGGTTCTGCCCAGCGCACCATCATAACCAACGGGCGCATTGTTCTGCTCTATATCGTTACGGCTGCTGGGTTGCCCGGAAAAGATCACCTCCTTATTATATGGCGCTGTGCCGAACAGGAATATGTTGTTGTAAGGCGTAATTAAAGAGTGTAAATTACGGTCGATGATAGCCTTAGCAGCGTTGGCGGCGGTTTGCCACTTCGCAACATCGGCCGATGGATTATACTGAGGGCTGGCAGCGTATAACAGCAAACGCGATTTTAGCGCCATAGCTGCAGTCTGTGTGGCCCTGCCTTTGTAAGTATTACTGTAGGAATCGGTATAAGCAGGCAGGCGCTGAATTGCCGAGTCGCAATCGAGCGTTATCTGGCTTACACACTCAGCAAAGGTATTGCGGGGCAGGTTAAGCTCTTCGTTATTCTCAAAAACGCGGGTAGCCAACACAATACGGCCATAACGTTGCAACAGCTCAAAATGAAAGTAGGCACGCAGAAAAAATGCCTCGCCTTTCAATCTCGCTTTTTGGCCTGTTAAGGTCGAATCATAAGCGGCCTTTACCGGATCCGGGTCTTTCACCACTTCAGAAGGTACGCTAACAATGTTACTGGCATTTACATTAGCCAGGAATAGGTTGGCCCGTCTTAAGCCGGTATACAGGTTACTGTACAGATCATCAACCGTGCGAAACGGGCTCCAAGTGCCGTTGGTAAAGGTGTAGACACTTGAGTTCAGGTTGGAGTTAACTGCCTCATCGGTGGCCGATGCCTGCATAGCACCGTTATCGTCAATGTCATAACGATCGGGAACATTGGTGTAGGCGCTGTTTAACACACCGCGGGCATAATCATTATTTGCCCAAACCTGCTGGCCGGTTATAGGGCCTTCGGTAACACTACCATCGTCCAGATACTTTTTGCAACCTGTGCCCAACGCTGTAAGCAGCATGATAGCTATGTAAAAGGTGTATTTTTTACTTTTCATCTCATTCAACATCATAGGTTCACAATTAAAATTTCACGTTTATACCAACAGAGTAGGTCCTGAGGTTGGGATAGGCAAATGCATAGCCCGATTGTGGCATCTCCGGGTCTACACCCAAACCATCGAGCTTATCAAACGTAAGCAGGTTAAAGCCACTCAGGTAGACGCGCAATGATGAGAGCTTTATCTTATTAACCCAACGGGCGGGTAAGGTATAGCCGATTTCGGCATGCTTGAGGCGCAGGTAATCGCCATTGCGCAGCCAGAAGTCAGAGTTTTGCGTGTTGTTAGCGCGGTCGGCCACCAGCAGGCGCGGGTAAAGCGCAGCGTCAGCGTTGGCGGGTGTCCAGCGGTTAACGCTAAACTGGTTAAGGTAACCATTACTTGCAGTGCCGCTGTTTACCAGGTTATTAATAGAAATTGTTCGGCCTGCTGTTCCCTGAAACATCACAGCCACATCAACACCTGCATACTTCACCGAGCCACCAAAACCATAGTAAGCCTTGGGCACATAATTGTAATCGGTACGCACAAAGTCTAAATTATCAATAACGTTATCGCCGTTAATATCTTTGTACTTGATATCGCCAGCTTTAACTGTACCGGCAAAACGCTGTACGGGTGAAGCAGCAACCTCGGCATCGCTTTGGAAAACACCGTCGGCCTGTAAAAAGTTGCTAATGTAGGTAGGGCCGCTTGAACTTACCTGCATTACACTGCCAATAGTATGGCCTAACGGTTTCTGGTAAGCGGGTAAACCAGCCTCTTCATTAATAGCCAGAACTTTGCTTTTTTGATAAGTATAGTTACCAAATAGGTTCAGCTCAACTTTATTCAGTTTTTTATAAAAGCTCAGTTCTGTTTCAACACCGCGATAGCGTGCCTTGCCGGCATTAACCTGTATTAAGTTCTGGCCTATAATACTTGGTGTGAGCGAATTGGTCAACAAGTCCGAACGCAGTTCCTGAAAATAATCAGCGCTTAGGCTAAACATCTGGTTCAGGAATTTGGCATCAAAGCCTATGCTGGTTTTGCGGGCTCTTTCCCAGGTAAGATCAGGATTGGCCAATGCATTTTGGGTTGTTGCGTTTGGTGCAGAAAAGCCGGTACCAAATATAAAGCCGGTTTGCCCGCGGCTAAAGTAGTTGTTATAAGCGTACCGACGGCCCAGGCTATAGTCATCGTTACCTACTATGCCGTATGATGCGCGCAGTTTTAGGTAGTTTAAAAACTTCGCCGACTTTAAGAAGCTTTCCTCCGAGACAATCCATCCGGCAGACACGGCTGGAAAAAAGCCCCATTGCTTACCCGGCGCAAACACTTGCGAACCTGAATAGGTACCAATTACATCCACGAAGTAACGTTGGTTGTAGTTATAAGAAAGCCGGTTAGACCAACCCTCTGCCTTGTCATCAAGTGAACCAGGGGCCGATATAACAGTACGCATATAGCGTGTAGTAAAATTGATGCCGTGACTGCCAAACGTCTTATCATAATCAAAACCGCCCCAAAACTCGTTACTGCGCAGGTTGCTGTTAAAATCGGTATTGGCAAAAGTTAATGGGGTTGCTGTGCCATAAGCCGAGTAGCTACCCACGGTTGCACCCGGTTCATACACGGCAAAATCCTGCGCATAGCCCGAGGTATAATTGCTGCGTATGTCATATGAATACAATACATTTATAGAAAGGCCTGGTATAAAGTTTACCTTTTGGCGGGCGGTTAAGGTGGCCAACAGGCTTCGGGTTAAATCGGTGGCATTACCATCGGCTGTTAAAAGTGCCAGCGGGTTATTTCTGAACAATGAAGTACCACCAAATGAGCCATTTGGATTTAACAAAGGATAGGCATTTGCCGGTGTGGTATAAATAGCACCCAGTATAGTTGAGTTAGTAGCATCGGCATGGCGCAAGCTGTTAATACGGCCGCCTACGTCAACCTGCACATCCAGATTTTTGTTAACATGCAGATCCAGATTGGTACGAAAGTTATACCGTTGAAAATTGCTGTTAGCATTATACTCCGGGTTGT
Protein-coding sequences here:
- a CDS encoding endo-1,4-beta-xylanase, which codes for MKKLLLLAMLSCSMVLACSKRGVTTDPNPAAPVVPVVPDNTTLQNSLPFPFGAAVNIGLLKTNTAYRATVVKEYSSLTAENAMKTGSLHPQQNTYDWTDADYLVDFAKQNNKRIHGHTLVWYKSLPAWITNFQGDAAAWENLLKTHIQTIVTHFKGKVASWDVVNEAFEDDGTLRNSIWLQKLGPDYIARSFQYAHEADPDALLFYNDYGHEYGPTKRTAILNLVNNLKTRGIPINGIGMQMHTRYNLTESNWLTAITTAAQTGLKVHISELDIAMNPDDNQSLTLTPALAQTQAQKYAYIVKAYNAIPKTQQFGITTWNVSDADTWITGNYNRPDWPLPFDNNYNRKPAYQGILDGVK
- a CDS encoding glycoside hydrolase family 2 TIM barrel-domain containing protein, whose translation is MRKLHYILFTILLLSIKGAVAQTALIQNIQARKILSLNGRWNYIVDPYENGYYDYRHEAFDQSASGTGGFYDDKKPKDKGELIEYDFDYSPTLNVPGDWNSQVEKLEMYEGTVWYRRKFKADVKAGKRYILYFGAVNYESHVYLNGKKLGTHKGGFNSFQFDVTGKLKDGENFVVVKADNSRKQDEIPTINTDWWNYGGITRDVFIAEVPDTYIADYKVQLAKGDAAHLEGYVQLDGKDLSQTVTLNIPEAGVKIKLKTDGNGRALINLPVKKLSYWSPENPKLYNVTLSSASDNVADRIGFRTIQVKGTDILLNGKSVFLRGISIHDENPLLKGRNRSTGDLKMLLTWAKEMNCNYVRLAHYQHNEEMLRLADEMGLMVWAEVPVYWTISWENAATYQNAENQLTGLITRDANRASIVVWSIGNETPVSEPRLKFMSSLASKARSLDNTRLVAAALEVHRKGNEAIVDDPLGEKLDLVSFNEYAGWYWGGDPSGITKYNFNIKYNKPVVITEFGGDALAGYHADANTRWSEEYQEALYKNQIAMLGKITALRGMTPWILADFRSPRRQHPVYQNFWNRKGLVSETGKKKLAFYVLKNFYDQVQLKYK
- a CDS encoding RagB/SusD family nutrient uptake outer membrane protein; this translates as MMLNEMKSKKYTFYIAIMLLTALGTGCKKYLDDGSVTEGPITGQQVWANNDYARGVLNSAYTNVPDRYDIDDNGAMQASATDEAVNSNLNSSVYTFTNGTWSPFRTVDDLYSNLYTGLRRANLFLANVNASNIVSVPSEVVKDPDPVKAAYDSTLTGQKARLKGEAFFLRAYFHFELLQRYGRIVLATRVFENNEELNLPRNTFAECVSQITLDCDSAIQRLPAYTDSYSNTYKGRATQTAAMALKSRLLLYAASPQYNPSADVAKWQTAANAAKAIIDRNLHSLITPYNNIFLFGTAPYNKEVIFSGQPSSRNDIEQNNAPVGYDGALGRTNPTQEMVDAFEMRTTGRLVTDPLSGYSATNPYANRDPRFDLVIHYNGKTYKSRAIETFVGGRDGLGANVNATKTGYYMRKFFNDGVTWNQQSNTSSRRPWVIFRYAEILLNYAEALNEVQGPNAEVLRYVNLVRQRTGVALPALQTTNPTGNAYVQPTKEAMRERIHHERQVELCFEGHRFFDVRRWKEGARFFNVPVNGMRITKNANGTFNYERFQVQNRVFGDQNYLYPISQNELNRAPALGQNLGY